In Salvelinus alpinus chromosome 20, SLU_Salpinus.1, whole genome shotgun sequence, a genomic segment contains:
- the LOC139546726 gene encoding ras-related protein Rab-5B-like: MATRGSGRPNGTLPQTKICQFKLVLLGDMAVGKSSLVLRFVKGQFDEFQETTIGAAFLAQSVCLDDTTVKFEIWDTAGQERYHSLAPMYYRGAQAAIVVFDITKPETFERAKAWVKELQRQASPNIVIALAGNKADLAEKRLVEYEEAQTYSEDTGLLFMETSAKTAMNVNELFLAIAKKMPKTDTQNPTHAARHRGVNLQDPEAHNTRSCCGGGGGN; encoded by the exons ATGGCTACCAGAGGGAGTGGCCGGCCCAATGGCACGCTGCCCCAGACCAAGATATGCCAGTTTAAACTGGTCCTACTGGGAGACATGGCAGTGGGAAAGTCCAGCCTAGTTCTGCGCTTCGTCAAGGGACAGTTTGATGAGTTCCAGGAGACCACCATCGGAG ctgcgTTCCTGGCCCAGTCTGTGTGTCTAGACGACACTACCGTGAAGTTTGAGATCTGGGACACAGCGGGACAGGAGCGCTACCACAGTCTGGCTCCCATGTACTACCGCGGGGCACAGGCTGCCATCGTGGTCTTTGACATCACCAAGCCG GAGACGTTTGAGCGGGCTAAAGCCTGGGTGAAGGAGCTACAGAGGCAGGCTAGCCCCAACATTGTCATCGCTCTGGCAGGCAACAAGGCGGACCTGGCTGAGAAGAGACTAGTGGAGTATGAG GAGGCCCAGACCTATTCTGAAGACACTGGACTTCTCTTCATGGAGACCTCTGCCAAGACTGCCATGAATGTCAACGAACTTTTCCTGGCCATTG CCAAAAAGATGCCCAAAACGGACACCCAGAATCCTACACATGCAGCGCGACACCGgggagtgaacctacaggatcCTGAAGCCCACAACACCCGATCCtgctgtggaggaggaggagggaactaG